The Lactuca sativa cultivar Salinas chromosome 2, Lsat_Salinas_v11, whole genome shotgun sequence genome includes a window with the following:
- the LOC111883422 gene encoding guanosine nucleotide diphosphate dissociation inhibitor At5g09550-like: MDEEYDVIVLGTGLKECILSGLLSVDGLKVLHMDRNDYYGGESTSLNLNQLWKRFKGGDSPPAELGQSKDYNVDMVPKFMMANGALVRVLIHTNVTKYLNFKAVDGSYVYNKGKVHKVPATDVEALKSPLMGLFEKRRARKFFIYVQDYDDNDPKSKEGLDLNKVPAKDVISKKYGLDDNTVDFIGHALALYKDDSYLDQPAIDFIKRVKLYAESLARFAGGSPYIYPLYGLGELPQAFARLSAVYGGTYMLNKPECKVKFEDGKAIGVTSEGETAKCKKVVCDPSYLPDKVKAVGKVARAICIMSHPIPHTNDAHSTQVILPQKQLGRKSDMYLFCCSYSHNVAPKGKFIAFVTTEAETDNPETELKPGIDLLGAVDQIFFDTYDRYEPTNDGADDHCFISTSYDATTHFESTVQDVIAMYSKITGKSLDLSVDLSAASASNDE; the protein is encoded by the exons ATGGATGAAGAATACGATGTGATAGTACTCGGCACCGGTCTCAAGGAATGCATCCTCAGTGGTCTCCTCTCCGTCGATGGCCTCAAA GTACTTCACATGGATAGAAATGATTACTATGGAGGCGAATCAACTTCACTTAACCTAAACCAg CTCTGGAAGCGATTCAAGGGTGGTGATTCACCTCCTGCAGAATTAGGCCAAAGCAAAGATTACAATGTTGATATGGTCCCCAAG TTTATGATGGCTAATGGTGCCTTAGTTCGTGTTCTAATTCACACTAATGTCACAAAATACCTTAATTTCAAGGCTGTTGATGGAAGCTATGTGTACAACAAAGGAAAG GTTCACAAAGTTCCAGCAACTGATGTTGAAGCACTTAAATCCCCTCTCATGGGATTATTTGAAAAACGTCGTGCTAGAAAGTTCTTCATTTATGTTCAAGACTACGATGATAATGATCCAAAATCAAAAGAAGGGTTGGATCTTAATAAAGTTCCAGCAAAAGATGTTATTTC GAAAAAATATGGACTAGATGATAATACAGTTGATTTTATTGGACATGCATTGGCACTTTATAAGGATGACTCTTATTTGGATCAACCAGCTATAGATTTTATCAAGAGAGTTAAG CTATATGCAGAGTCATTAGCTAGGTTTGCAGGAGGTTCTCCATATATCTACCCTCTCTATGGACTAGGAGAATTACCTCAG GCATTTGCTCGTTTGAGTGCAGTCTATGGTGGCACCTACATGCTCAACAAACCAGAATGCAAG GTAAAGTTTGAAGATGGGAAAGCAATTGGTGTGACATCAGAAGGAGAAACTGCAAAATGCAAAAAAGTAGTATGTGATCCCTCATATTTACCCGATAAG GTAAAAGCAGTTGGCAAAGTAGCACGTGCTATTTGCATCATGAGTCACCCCATCCCACACACTAATGATGCCCATTCAACTCAAGTCATCCTACCCCAAAAACAACTAGGCCGCAAATCAGACAT GTATTTGTTTTGCTGTTCATATTCTCACAATGTAGCACCGAAGGGAAAGTTCATTGCCTTTGTGACAACAGAAGCGGAAACAGATAATCCGGAAACGGAATTGAAGCCCGGAATTGACTTACTTGGAGCTGTGGATCAAATCTTTTTTGATACTTATGACAGATACGAACCCACCAACGATGGTGCTGATGATCACTGTTTCATTTCCACC AGTTATGATGCAACAACACACTTTGAGTCCACGGTACAAGATGTGATTGCCATGTACAGCAAGATTACTGGAAAG AGTCTTGACTTGAGCGTGGATTTAAGTGCTGCAAGTGCTTCCAATGACGAGTAG